In Chiroxiphia lanceolata isolate bChiLan1 chromosome 2, bChiLan1.pri, whole genome shotgun sequence, a single genomic region encodes these proteins:
- the B3GALT5 gene encoding LOW QUALITY PROTEIN: beta-1,3-galactosyltransferase 5 (The sequence of the model RefSeq protein was modified relative to this genomic sequence to represent the inferred CDS: inserted 5 bases in 3 codons): protein MRRGGTWLGLPLGHLLALGHRHKWRTMMDFRKFRLFFCLLGLSCGSFWFFYNWTEFCVFCENSQGYLFPTEPFRRIEGNFSQXPDVDCHKNLLSRLLVASSCQHRDARMAIRQTWGKERTVAGKRLVTYFLLGSTVDPSQQADIAAEGQKYGDIIQKNFTDTYYNLTLKTMMGMEWWVHRFCPQSSFVMKTTQTXVVNVFYLTELLLRKEKATGFXTGFLKLHEYPIRRRGSKWYVSREEYPGKTYPPFCSGTGYVLSSDVASQIYHVSESVSFIKLEDVFIGLCLAKLKIRLEELHSEQTFFPERIRFSVSRFKKIVMCHEVEPPEQLSYWNHLVTENHGEVL from the exons CCCCTGGGACACCTGCTggctctgggacacaggcacaAATGGAGAACcatg ATGGATTTCAGAAAGTTCAGGCTGTTTTTTTGCCTCCTCGGGCTCAGCTGTGGcagcttctggtttttttacaaCTGGACCGAGTTCTGCGTGTTCTGTGAGAACAGCCAAGGTTACCTGTTCCCCACAGAGCCTTTCAGGAGGATAGAAGGAAACTTCTCCCA CCCAGACGTAGACTGCCACAAGAACCTCCTTTCCCGTCTGCTTGTGGCATCCTCGTGCCAGCACCGGGATGCCAGGATGGCCATCAGGCAGACCTGGGGCAAGGAGAGGACGGTCGCCGGGAAGCGCCTGGTGACGTATTTCCTCCTGGGAAGCACTGTGGATCCCAGCCAGCAGGCTGACATCGCTGCTGAGGGCCAAAAGTACGGAGACATCATCCAAAAGAACTTCACAGACACTTACTACAACCTGACTCTGAAGACCATGATGGGAATGGAGTGGTGGGTTCACAGGTTTTGTCCCCAGTCCAGCTTCGTGATGAAAACGACACAGAC TGTTGTCAACGTTTTTTACCTCACTGAGCTGCTTCTAAGGAAGGAGAAGGCCACTGGGT TCACAGGCTTTTTAAAACTGCATGAGTACCCCATaaggagaagagggagcaagTGGTATGTGAGTAGGGAAGAGTATCCGGGAAAGACCTACCCACCCTTCTGTTCTGGGACTGGATACGTTTTATCCAGTGACGTTGCCAGTCAGATCTATCATGTTTCTGAGAGCGTTTCGTTCATTAAGCTGGAGGATGTGTTCATAGGACTGTGCCTtgccaaattaaaaattaggcTGGAGGAGCTCCACTCAGAGCAGACGTTTTTTCCAGAAAGGATCAGGTTCTCCGTTTCCCGCTTTAAGAAAATCGTGATGTGCCACGAAGTGGAACCACCCGAGCAGCTGAGCTACTGGAACCACTTGGTGACAGAAAACCATGGAGAGGTGCTCTAG